A genomic window from Nicotiana sylvestris chromosome 11, ASM39365v2, whole genome shotgun sequence includes:
- the LOC138881614 gene encoding uncharacterized mitochondrial protein AtMg00860-like, with protein sequence MVEEGIVLDHKISKNGIKVDKAKIEVISKFPPPTSVKGVRSFLGHATLYRRFIKDFSKVVNPLCKLLEKDAKFVFNDDCMKAFEFLKYTLTTTPIITTPNWSLPFELMCDASDIAVEAILG encoded by the coding sequence ATggttgaggaaggcattgtcctcgaccataagatctcaaagaacggTATCAAAGTGGACAAAGCgaagattgaagtgatttcaaaatTCCCTCCTCCCacttctgtcaagggagttaggagctttcttgggcatgcgacgctctatcgtcggttcatcaaggatttctcaaaagtggtgaatcccttgtgcaagttgttggaaaaggatgcaaagtttgtgtttaatgatgattgcatgaaagCTTTTGAGTTTCTCAAGTATACAttgactaccactcccatcatcaccacacccaattggagcttgccatttgagctcatgtgtgatgctagtgacattgCGGTAGAAGCGATTTTGGGGTAA